The genomic DNA GATAAGTGCTGAAAGCATCTAAGCATGAAGCCCCCCTCAAGATGAGATTTCCCATGGCGTTAGGCCAGTAAGACCCCTTAGAGATGATGAGGTTGATAGGTCCGGTGTGGACGCGTGGTGACACGTGAAGCTGACGGATACTAATCGGTCGAGGGCTTATCCTAAAAGAGATGCGGTTTCTACTTTCGTTTCTAGTTCTGAAGGCGCAAGCTTTGACAGCTAAATAGTAATGGTCGATTGTTAGTCATATTTACAATGTGACATTATAGCAAGGAAATGAGATGTTCGAACGTTTTATGATAGCGTCGAACTGACCGACATTCTATCGACCTAAGTCTGGTGGTGATGGCGAAGAGGTCACACCCGTTCCCATCCCGAACACGGTCGTTAAGCTCTTCAGCGCCGATGGTAATTGGGGCTTTGCCCCTGTGAGAGTAGGACGCCGCCAGGCAAAATAAAGTTAAGGGGTTGTTCCATTTTGGGACAACCCCTTTTTTATATGATCGATGATCATCGACTTTTGTTACTTAGCTCTGAGAAAGCCGCCTTTTTCTCCCCTTTTTGCTCCTTATTTTTACTGAACTGTTCCCTAACTCAAATTTAATGGTTCTTATCTCTGCTTTTTAATTCCTTTATTTAAAGTTTTTTATTCCTTATATCTCTAATATTCTATTGATTGGACTGATGGCCGGTTGGTTGTGCGGACTATGGTGGTTTTATGAGATAAATGTTCCATATTCTGCGGATCTTGAAGGCTGGACGGCGCTATGTACAGTCGTTTTCTTCTATGCTTTCAGTGTCCTTGCTGTTCAATTAGGGCTGTTCTTTCGGTGGGGAAGCTGTCATTTAGCCTTTGTGTTTCTCATTTTATTGATTGCTGTAAACCAACTTGAGGTCGTTAACCAACTGGCCCAGCAATCAACGACAATGATGAATCAGTATCCTGTGATAATGTGGGGAGTTGCCATGCTCGTCACGGGTTGCATTTGGTTGGTTTGCTGGGGGTGGTCAGTGAAAAATTAATGTGAGCAGTAAAAATGACTATCAAATTAGTAAAATACCTGAAACTTCCAAAGTGTTACGGTCGTAAATGCTATATATTGACGTTTTGACCTGAGGCTCAAGGAGGGTGTAATGGCCAATGAATCTATATGACTATAGGTTTCATAATACTTATTCCACAAAACCAGCACATATTTATGATGAAAACAGGAACATTATTGGAACTCTTACAAGAGTGTATAGCAACCCTGTTCAGAGATTATTAGATTTTTATCCTTTTAAAGGTAAACTTTTCGTGAAATATATCATAACTAACGGAGAAGATGAATTAGTTTTTATATCCAAAAAAGATCTTCACATTTTCAAGAAAAGACAATATCACATTTCCTACTACAAGGATGATGATGAGTACTATGTGCATCTGGTTGATAAAAAATCCTTTGATATGGGGGAAAAAACAAGTTTCGATTTTAATGGGGAAACTTATGAATTCGAAGATACATTGTTTGATTGGGCTAGAATTCAAAAGGATGATGTGGTGATTGCTGAATGGAAATCTTCCCTCAGACCGCCATTTAAGGCCTATTTCAAACTAGTGGATGAGGCTTATGAAAATGAGATATTATTTCTAATGGGCATTTTCCATACATATCTTCATGCTGTATAACTTGAAGGGAGAAAAGTTGGAACCATGGGGCGAATGTTACTCTTCCTTTTTGTTGGAGCTATAGGTCTAACATTACGTTTTATCATTTTAGATAAATTTGAATGGCAACAGCTTTTTCTTGTGTTGCTATTTTTAGTGACAGCAATTGCATTTTGGTTTATTCACAGATGGATGCTAAAAAAGGATGTCAATTATGAACCAACCGAATCGGATCATCGTTGGAATACATATATGCGTGAGAGATTTTCAACGGGGAAGAAATACCTCTACCAAGGTAGTGAGAAAAAAGGGGAATACCAGCGGTTTTATGATCACTGGTGGCAGCATATGATCAATGAAATTATAGCCGAAAAAGGAATTTGGTATTTAAACCTTTCGTTACAAATGATTGATGGGGATTTTATTTACTTTATCCAGCAAAAAAAGAAGAAAAAATTCAGGGTTAGCGAAACGTGGCATATTTTAAAAGATGATCAGTTGATTGGGAAAATAACAACCGATTTTTCAATGAAAAACGCAGCCAAATCAAATGAGGGTTTATTTCTCCAATTGCATGATCAAGCGTACTACTTCAAGTCTTTGGGTGTGGGTTCAAAAACGGAAATTATACTAGGTGATCATGTGATTGGAGAGGGGAAACGTTCCGATGTTGGACGCTACCAGTACAATTTCGAAGTGACGGAAGGCTATGAAGACATCGAATCGTTTCTTATGATGACGTTCATTGTATTTAATTATGTTCATAAACAGTAATAAGGAGTTAAAAAAGAGTTACAATGTGAAGGCTATATACATTGCAAACTTTGATGTTACAATGTTGCGAAAAATAACATTAAAACGGGATGAAATATGGTATAATTGAACAAGCAATAGATCGGCTCTCGGCTTCTCAAGGGCGGCTGATGGCTTACCCCCCTACGTCAAAACGGAGGGAGGTGATGCCGAATGACTTTATACCAATGGTTAACAGTGGGAATTTCATTTTGTTCCCTTGTTGTTGGAGTATTGTCGCTGGGCTTCTTTTTGACAAAAAAGAAGTGACCTCCCTTGAGACTGTGACAGGTCAGGTGGAGATCACTTACGCTTCATAAGCCGTCGCCCCTCTTGACGGGGTTCGGTCTATTGCCAACCGTCGATATTCTAGTATCGGCGGTCTTTCTTATTATATGTCTTAATGTTTTCTCTATGCATATTATACCACGAAAACATAATTTGTACACCTTGATTGGGTTTTCATGATGGTTTATTCCAGAATCAGAGTGCCTATCCAATGTAGGGAAAGCCCTCTGCTATACAGCAAAAACAATTATATTAATCACTGTCGGAGAGGATGAAATTATGAACATTGATAAAGATAGATATTTTTTGGAATTGGCGTTAGAAGAAGCCGAACGAGCCTTAAAGGAAAATACATATCCAATAGGAGCAGTAATTGTTGATGAAAATTGTAATCTAATTGCTAAAGGGCGAAATGAAGTACACCCACAACAGGATGCAACGGCACATGCGGAAATCGATGCCATACGAAATGCTGGTCAAGCTATTTTAAATGCAAAGATTAGTCGTGATAAATTCACCATTTACACCTCCTTAGAACCTTGCCCAATGTGTACAGGTGGCATTCTATTCGCAAATATAAAAAGAGTAGTTTGGTTACTTAATGATGATTTAGGGTTTGGTGGATATAGAAAAATTAAAGGTACAAATGTATTTGATGAGAGGTTTAATGAAGTCGAACTAATTGAGGAGCCATTTGATGACTTGAAAATAAGACAAAAAGAACTTATGAGTGAGTGGGCAATTAATCCAAATAACATTGTTAATTTAAGAAATGCTTTTAAGATGTAATTTCTTATTCAGTTATAGGATGCTTTTCTGCAGCAATAAATTTGCCCATTTGCATGTCCAGGCTTTTTAATCCTAAAAAGAACTACTTCAGATGCTATATCGGTCTGGTTAATTATTAGAATAGTATCTTTAAATTGAAAAGTAGAATCATAGAACATCATTATGTTGTTCTATGAAGTTCATCTATAGGGGGGTTGATGTTGGGTCTTATATGGATCGCCATTGGTATTGCGGTAGCAGGATATTTTATTGGAGATGGATTAAAGAATTTTAAAAACCCAAATTCGAAAAACTTTTTAGATGCCTTAGATGAGGATGATGAGCTTAAATTAATTAAAGAGAGCGATGTTCATCATTTTATAGGTATATCTAAGGAGGATGCAAAAATGTTACTCCAAGAGTATTCCGATATTCCTCATATTAAATTAAACGGACAGGTATACTTTCCGAAAAAACAATTACGTGCATGGTTGCTGAAATTAGGGGATTAACCAACTTGACTATAATGACAGGAGCAACAATCAACGTCATAATAATATTTTTGAAATAAAGGTGTTTATTGGAAATGGCTGAAATTTGCTTAAACTGGCTAATCAGTTAGACATCAAAGTTGAACAATCAGCGAAACAAAAGATGGAGATTAACAAAGATCGGGTTTGGGATTTAAAGGAGATAATTTAATTTTTTTAGAGGGTGGGCGAATGATTAATCAACAAGATTTTAAAAATTGTGATTGGATCTAGGGAGTACAATAACAATCCTTGATGATGGCTTCAAACCCAAGAATCAGGACTCAATTTGTTAAAACGGGATGATTGGAAAGAAAAGTTTTTCCATAACACATTAATCCTCAATCCATCACAGATACAAACGCATGAAAGGCGGATGTTTTTACGATATCTTTATGATTAATAAAATTTGTTGAAATGAATCTGTACTTTTCTGGCAGCGCAAATTGTTTGATATTCTCATTTTGAGGAAGTTGGTCGGCTACCGTCTTTGTTAACAGTGACATACCCAAGCCGGCTTTGACACAACCCATCACACCGTCTAAAGTATTCAGTTCCATGATGTTTGTTGGTCTGATGCCTTCGGATTTCAGCCACTTTTCAAATATATCTCTATAAAAGCATCCGGACTGGAACACAATGATGGTTTGATTGTCTAATTGATTGAAGTCTAAGGATGAGATATTACTTTCTTTTGCAACTAAAATCAACTCCTCCTCAAAAACTTTGATCTCTTCTAAATCTGGATGATTGATTTGACCGGCGATAAAAGCACCTTCAATGTCACGATTTAAAGTTGCTTTTATAAGGTCTTCAGTAGTACCCGTTTGTAATGATAATGCTACCTGTGGATATAGATCATGATAGGTGGATAATATTGCTGGTAAGCGAGTCGCTGCCGTTGTCTCCATTGAACCAATGGTTAATGTTCCATTTGGAACATGAGAGTTTTTTAACGTTTTATCGATTTCATCCATGAGTTGAATGATTTGCCCGGCGTAAGAGAGGAGAACCTCACCTGTAGAGGAAAGCGTTACGCCATGTTTATGTCGATAAAATAGTTGTGTATCATATCTCTGTTCTAACCGTCTTATCTTAGCAGTTACATTGGACTGAACAAAATTTAAATGATTAGCAGCTTTTGTGATATTTCCCTCTTCTGCAACCTCTTTAAAAACACGAAGATCTTCTAGATTCATTTTGATCCTTCTTCCATCGTCTGAGATATCACTATTTTTAATGATAACTAACAGAAAACATCATTTTACTTGTTATTTTATCACGGTCATAATAAAGGTAAAGACTTCCTGGCATTTCATGATGACCAATAAAGTAAGGAGTGGTGGTATGTGGTATGACAATAGGGTCACAGAA from Tuberibacillus sp. Marseille-P3662 includes the following:
- a CDS encoding tubby C-terminal domain-like protein is translated as MNLYDYRFHNTYSTKPAHIYDENRNIIGTLTRVYSNPVQRLLDFYPFKGKLFVKYIITNGEDELVFISKKDLHIFKKRQYHISYYKDDDEYYVHLVDKKSFDMGEKTSFDFNGETYEFEDTLFDWARIQKDDVVIAEWKSSLRPPFKAYFKLVDEAYENEILFLMGIFHTYLHAV
- a CDS encoding tubby C-terminal domain-like protein, producing the protein MGRMLLFLFVGAIGLTLRFIILDKFEWQQLFLVLLFLVTAIAFWFIHRWMLKKDVNYEPTESDHRWNTYMRERFSTGKKYLYQGSEKKGEYQRFYDHWWQHMINEIIAEKGIWYLNLSLQMIDGDFIYFIQQKKKKKFRVSETWHILKDDQLIGKITTDFSMKNAAKSNEGLFLQLHDQAYYFKSLGVGSKTEIILGDHVIGEGKRSDVGRYQYNFEVTEGYEDIESFLMMTFIVFNYVHKQ
- a CDS encoding nucleoside deaminase; this encodes MNIDKDRYFLELALEEAERALKENTYPIGAVIVDENCNLIAKGRNEVHPQQDATAHAEIDAIRNAGQAILNAKISRDKFTIYTSLEPCPMCTGGILFANIKRVVWLLNDDLGFGGYRKIKGTNVFDERFNEVELIEEPFDDLKIRQKELMSEWAINPNNIVNLRNAFKM
- a CDS encoding DNA-binding protein; the protein is MLGLIWIAIGIAVAGYFIGDGLKNFKNPNSKNFLDALDEDDELKLIKESDVHHFIGISKEDAKMLLQEYSDIPHIKLNGQVYFPKKQLRAWLLKLGD
- a CDS encoding LysR family transcriptional regulator, which encodes MNLEDLRVFKEVAEEGNITKAANHLNFVQSNVTAKIRRLEQRYDTQLFYRHKHGVTLSSTGEVLLSYAGQIIQLMDEIDKTLKNSHVPNGTLTIGSMETTAATRLPAILSTYHDLYPQVALSLQTGTTEDLIKATLNRDIEGAFIAGQINHPDLEEIKVFEEELILVAKESNISSLDFNQLDNQTIIVFQSGCFYRDIFEKWLKSEGIRPTNIMELNTLDGVMGCVKAGLGMSLLTKTVADQLPQNENIKQFALPEKYRFISTNFINHKDIVKTSAFHAFVSVMD